One segment of Pan paniscus chromosome 20, NHGRI_mPanPan1-v2.0_pri, whole genome shotgun sequence DNA contains the following:
- the ISYNA1 gene encoding inositol-3-phosphate synthase 1 isoform X2 produces MEAAAQFFVESPDVVYGPEAIEAQYEYRTTRVSREGGVLKEANYYGSLTQAGTVSLGLDAEGQEVFVPFSALLPMVAPNDLVFDGWDISSLNLAEAMRRAKVLDWGLQEQLWPHMEALRPRPSVYIPEFIAANQSARADNLIPGSRAQQLEQIRRDIRDFRSSAGLNKVIVLWTANTERFCEVIPGLNDTAENLLRTIELGLEVSPSTLFAVASILEGCAFLNGSPQNTLVPGALELAWQHRVFVGGDDFKSGQTKVKSVLVDFLIGSGLKTMSIVSYNHLGNNDGENLSAPLQFRSKEVSKSNVVDDMVQSNPVLYTPGEEPDHCVVIKYVPYVGDSKRALDEYTSELMLGGTNTLVLHNTCEDSLLAAPIMLDLALLTELCQRVSFCTDMDPEPQTFHPVLSLLSFLFKAPLVPPGSPVVNALFRQRSCIENILRACVGLPPQNHMLLEHKMERPGPSLKRVGPVAATYPVLNKKGPVPAATNGCTGDANGHLQEEPPMPTT; encoded by the exons ATGGAGGCCGCCGCCCAGTTCTTCGTCGAGAGCCCGGACGTGGTCTACGGCCCCGAGGCCATCGAGGCGCAATACGAGTACCGGACGACGCGCGTCAGCCGCGAGGGTGGCGTTCTCAAG GAGGCCAACTACTACGGCTCGCTGACTCAGGCGGGCACCGTGAGCCTGGGCCTGGACGCCGAGGGCCAGGAGGTGTTCGTACCCTTCAGCGCGCTGCTGCCCATGGTGGCGCCCAACGACCTCGTGTTCGATG GCTGGGACATCTCGTCGCTGAACCTGGCCGAGGCGATGCGGCGCGCGAAGGTGCTGGACTGGGGGCTGCAGGAGCAACTGTGGCCGCACATGGAGGCCCTGCGGCCCCGGCCTTCTGTTTACATCCCCGAATTCATCGCGGCCAACCAGAGCGCGCGCGCGGACAACCTCATCCCAGGCTCGCGTGCGCAGCAG CTGGAGCAGATCCGCAGGGACATCCGAGACTTCCGGTCTAGCGCGGGGCTGAACAAAGTCATAGTGCTGTGGACGGCGAACACGGAGCGCTTCTGTGAGGTGATTCCAGGCCTCAACGACACAGCCGAGAACCTGCTGCGCACCATTGAG CTCGGTCTGGAGGTGTCGCCCTCCACGCTCTTCGCCGTGGCCAGCATCCTGGAGGGCTGTGCCTTCCTCAATGGGTCTCCGCAGAACACCCTGGTGCCCGGAGCTCTTGAGCTCGCGTGGCAGCACCGGGTTTTTGTGGGCGGAGATGACTTCAAGTCAGGCCAGACCAAAGTCAAGTCCGTGCTTGTGGACTTCCTCATTGGCTCCGGCCTCAAG ACCATGTCCATCGTGAGTTACAACCACCTGGGCAACAACGATGGGGAGAACCTGTCGGCGCCATTGCAGTTCCGCTCTAAGGAGGTGTCCAAGAGCAACGTGGTGGACGACATGGTGCAGAGCAACCCAGTGCTCTATACGCCCGGGGAAGAGCCTGACCACTGC GTGGTCATCAAGTATGTGCCGTACGTGGGTGACAGCAAGCGCGCGCTGGATGAGTATACCTCGGAGCTGATGCTGGGCGGAACCAACACACTGGTGCTGCACAACACGTGCGAG GACTCGCTGCTGGCCGCACCCATCATGCTGGACCTGGCGCTGCTGACCGAGCTGTGCCAGCGCGTGAGCTTCTGCACTGACATGGACCCCGAGCCGCAGACCTTCCACCCCGTGCTGTCCCTGCTCAGCTTCCTCTTCAAGGCGCCACTAGTGCCGCCCGGCAGCCCGGTGGTCAATGCGCTTTTCCGCCAGCGCAGCTGCATCGAGAACATCCTCAG GGCCTGCGTGGGGCTCCCGCCACAGAACCACATGCTCCTGGAACACAAAATGGAGCGCCCAGGGCCCAGCCTCAAGCGAGTTGGACCCGTGGCTGCCACCTACCCTGTGTTGAACAAGAAAGGACCGGTACCCGCTGCCACCAATGGCTGCACCGGTGATGCCAATGGGCATCTGCAAGAGGAGCCCCCAATGCCCACCACCTGA
- the ISYNA1 gene encoding inositol-3-phosphate synthase 1 isoform X1 — protein sequence MSPWGLRSERGEPIRAALVDAWPLPPDGDPMATVALGCRASNRGLQTLGPSLPARERRGRGRGGGGAAALFSGGRAPESPRCPPPLPESTAPPAAMEAAAQFFVESPDVVYGPEAIEAQYEYRTTRVSREGGVLKVHPTSTRFTFRTARQVPRLGVMLVGWGGNNGSTLTAAVLANRLRLSWPTRSGRKEANYYGSLTQAGTVSLGLDAEGQEVFVPFSALLPMVAPNDLVFDGWDISSLNLAEAMRRAKVLDWGLQEQLWPHMEALRPRPSVYIPEFIAANQSARADNLIPGSRAQQLEQIRRDIRDFRSSAGLNKVIVLWTANTERFCEVIPGLNDTAENLLRTIELGLEVSPSTLFAVASILEGCAFLNGSPQNTLVPGALELAWQHRVFVGGDDFKSGQTKVKSVLVDFLIGSGLKTMSIVSYNHLGNNDGENLSAPLQFRSKEVSKSNVVDDMVQSNPVLYTPGEEPDHCVVIKYVPYVGDSKRALDEYTSELMLGGTNTLVLHNTCEDSLLAAPIMLDLALLTELCQRVSFCTDMDPEPQTFHPVLSLLSFLFKAPLVPPGSPVVNALFRQRSCIENILRACVGLPPQNHMLLEHKMERPGPSLKRVGPVAATYPVLNKKGPVPAATNGCTGDANGHLQEEPPMPTT from the exons ATGAGCCCCTGGGGGCTGCGGAGCGAGCGAGGTGAACCTATACGCGCCGCGCTCGTGGACGCCTGGCCACTTCCGCCAGACGGGGACCCGATGGCCACGGTGGCTCTGGGTTGTCGGGCCTCGAACCGGGGTCTCCAGACGTTGGGCCCCTCCCTCCCAGCGCGGGAGAGGCGGGgaagggggcggggcgggggaggggccGCAGCGCTTTTCTCCGGAGGTCGCGCGCCCGAGAGCCCGCGCTGTCCGCCGCCGCTGCCTGAGTCGACTGCGCCG CCCGCCGCGATGGAGGCCGCCGCCCAGTTCTTCGTCGAGAGCCCGGACGTGGTCTACGGCCCCGAGGCCATCGAGGCGCAATACGAGTACCGGACGACGCGCGTCAGCCGCGAGGGTGGCGTTCTCAAG GTGCACCCCACGTCCACGCGCTTCACCTTCCGGACCGCCCGGCAGGTGCCCCGGCTCGGGGTCATGCTTGTCGGCTGGGGCGGGAACAACGGCTCCACACTCACCGCCGCGGTGCTGGCCAATCGACTGCGTTTGTCCTGGCCCACGCGCAGCGGCCGCAAG GAGGCCAACTACTACGGCTCGCTGACTCAGGCGGGCACCGTGAGCCTGGGCCTGGACGCCGAGGGCCAGGAGGTGTTCGTACCCTTCAGCGCGCTGCTGCCCATGGTGGCGCCCAACGACCTCGTGTTCGATG GCTGGGACATCTCGTCGCTGAACCTGGCCGAGGCGATGCGGCGCGCGAAGGTGCTGGACTGGGGGCTGCAGGAGCAACTGTGGCCGCACATGGAGGCCCTGCGGCCCCGGCCTTCTGTTTACATCCCCGAATTCATCGCGGCCAACCAGAGCGCGCGCGCGGACAACCTCATCCCAGGCTCGCGTGCGCAGCAG CTGGAGCAGATCCGCAGGGACATCCGAGACTTCCGGTCTAGCGCGGGGCTGAACAAAGTCATAGTGCTGTGGACGGCGAACACGGAGCGCTTCTGTGAGGTGATTCCAGGCCTCAACGACACAGCCGAGAACCTGCTGCGCACCATTGAG CTCGGTCTGGAGGTGTCGCCCTCCACGCTCTTCGCCGTGGCCAGCATCCTGGAGGGCTGTGCCTTCCTCAATGGGTCTCCGCAGAACACCCTGGTGCCCGGAGCTCTTGAGCTCGCGTGGCAGCACCGGGTTTTTGTGGGCGGAGATGACTTCAAGTCAGGCCAGACCAAAGTCAAGTCCGTGCTTGTGGACTTCCTCATTGGCTCCGGCCTCAAG ACCATGTCCATCGTGAGTTACAACCACCTGGGCAACAACGATGGGGAGAACCTGTCGGCGCCATTGCAGTTCCGCTCTAAGGAGGTGTCCAAGAGCAACGTGGTGGACGACATGGTGCAGAGCAACCCAGTGCTCTATACGCCCGGGGAAGAGCCTGACCACTGC GTGGTCATCAAGTATGTGCCGTACGTGGGTGACAGCAAGCGCGCGCTGGATGAGTATACCTCGGAGCTGATGCTGGGCGGAACCAACACACTGGTGCTGCACAACACGTGCGAG GACTCGCTGCTGGCCGCACCCATCATGCTGGACCTGGCGCTGCTGACCGAGCTGTGCCAGCGCGTGAGCTTCTGCACTGACATGGACCCCGAGCCGCAGACCTTCCACCCCGTGCTGTCCCTGCTCAGCTTCCTCTTCAAGGCGCCACTAGTGCCGCCCGGCAGCCCGGTGGTCAATGCGCTTTTCCGCCAGCGCAGCTGCATCGAGAACATCCTCAG GGCCTGCGTGGGGCTCCCGCCACAGAACCACATGCTCCTGGAACACAAAATGGAGCGCCCAGGGCCCAGCCTCAAGCGAGTTGGACCCGTGGCTGCCACCTACCCTGTGTTGAACAAGAAAGGACCGGTACCCGCTGCCACCAATGGCTGCACCGGTGATGCCAATGGGCATCTGCAAGAGGAGCCCCCAATGCCCACCACCTGA